The following coding sequences lie in one Chelonia mydas isolate rCheMyd1 chromosome 6, rCheMyd1.pri.v2, whole genome shotgun sequence genomic window:
- the STON2 gene encoding stonin-2 isoform X3 — MSIRVGEGYRTLKKPLSILDNSSSFQEDEEVDMEAVNWQLNSTPMNGHSPTSTTARFPSWVTFDDNEVSSASLQKLSPLKPDTPPIATQTADVNCNLAASFKKRERPRSTLVDLTKVQKLDLSSLNRLPSVGTPPWSATNPFLDESLRDVQPSPINPFSSFLEERDRRSHSSSLSSAPGQSQRDSLIILYQEPDTISFDESSKNLTHTDAVEQLKQLRIGDPDHLSSPTLPDDDPLMPFEVDGTLLNVASSQPKDGWPMMLRIPEKKNIMSSRHWGPIYIKLTASGYLQLFYEKGLEKPFKEFKLEINHEISEPKLQNYDENGRIHSVRIDRTIYKEKRKYQPKPAISHAAEREQVIKLGTTDYEDFLSFISAVQDILMDLPASSTDLSTVGLNYQEEEITVDVKDEFHGILAKGDHRILQHSVLTHVHVLSFLSGLAECRLGLNDILIKGNEIVARQDIMPTTTTKWIKLYNCRFHSCVDEEMFNSSHVIQFNPLDACRFELMRFRTVFAEKTLPFTLRTAATVKGAEVEVQSWLMMSTGFSSNCDPLTQVPCENVMVRYPVPNEWVKNFRRESVLGEKSLKAKVNKGASFGSATVSGSEPVMRVTLGTAKYEHAFNSIVWRINRLPDKNSASGHPHCFFCHLELGSDQEVPSSFVRYVDVEFDMPTTSASKATVRSISVEDKTDVRKWVNYSAHYSYKVEIEQKKNLNLDLKGAEIENARECAVQ, encoded by the exons acAATTCCTCGTCTTTCCAGGAAGATGAAGAGGTAGATATGGAGGCTGTCAACTGGCAGCTGAACAGCACCCCCATGAATGGGCACTCTCCTACCTCAACCACTGCTCGTTTCCCCAGCTGGGTGACTTTCGATGACAATGAAGTCAGCTCTGCTTCCCTACAGAAGCTTTCTCCCTTGAAACCAGACACCCCACCAATAGCAACGCAGACTGCAGATGTGAACTGTAACCTTGCTGCATCCTTTAAGAAGAGGGAGCGCCCCAGGAGCACGTTGGTGGACCTCACTAAAGTTCAAAAGCTAGATCTTTCCTCCTTAAATAGGCTGCCTTCAGTTGGAACACCCCCTTGGAGTGCTACTAACCCCTTCCTGGATGAGTCTCTGAGGGATGTCCAACCCTCACCCATCAACCCGTTCAGCTCATTCTTAGAGGAACGAGATAGGCGTTCCCACAGCTCCTCTCTCTCCAGTGCTCCAGGACAAAGCCAAAGAGACTCCCTTATTATCCTCTACCAAGAACCTGACACCATCAGCTTCGATGAGTCAAGCAAAAACTTAACCCACACAGATGCTGTCGAGCAGCTCAAGCAGCTCCGTATTGGGGATCCAGATCACCTGAGCAGCCCAACTCTACCTGATGATGACCCCCTGATGCCATTTGAGGTGGATGGCACATTGTTGAACGTGGCCTCATCTCAGCCCAAGGATGGCTGGCCAATGATGCTCAGGATACCAGAGAAGAAGAACATCATGTCATCTAGGCATTGGGGGCCAATCTACATCAAACTGACTGCGAGCGGGTATCTACAGCTTTTTTATGAGAAGGGTCTGGAGAAGCCCTTCAAGGAATTCAAACTTGAGATCAATCATGagatttcagagcccaagctccaaaACTATGATGAGAATGGAAGGATACACAGTGTGCGGATAGACCGCACCATCTACAAGGAGAAAAGGAAGTATCAGCCTAAACCAGCAATCAGCCATGCAGCAGAAAGGGAACAAGTGATAAAGCTAGGCACTACTGATTATGAAGACTTCCTTAGTTTCATCAGCGCAGTTCAGGATATACTAATGGACTTGCCAGCCTCATCAACAGATCTGAGCACAGTAGGATTAAACTATCAAGAGGAAGAAATCACTGTTGATGTCAAAGATGAGTTTCATGGCATCTTGGCCAAAGGAGACCATAGGATTCTCCAGCACAGTGTGCTGACGCATGTACATGTTCTCAGCTTCCTTTCTGGCCTCGCAGAATGCAGGCTGGGCCTTAATGACATACTTATAAAAGGGAATGAAATCGTTGCACGGCAGGATATTATGCCTACCACTACCACGAAGTGGATTAAGTTGTATAACTGCCGGTTCCATTCATGTGTGGATGAGGAAATGTTTAACAGCTCCCATGTTATCCAGTTTAATCCCTTGGATGCCTGCCGATTCGAGCTGATGCGGTTCAGGACTGTGTTTGCTGAGAAGACTTTGCCTTTCACTCTGAGAACAGCAGCCACTGTCAAAGGTGCTGAAGTGGAGGTCCAGAGCTGGCTGATGATGTCCACTGGGTTCTCCTCCAACTGCGACCCTCTAACTCAGGTCCCCTGTGAAAACGTGATGGTCCGCTACCCAGTGCCAAATGAGTGGGTGAAAAACTTCCGCAGGGAAAGTGTCCTGGGAGAAAAGTCTTTGAAAGCCAAGGTGAACAAGGGTGCCAGTTTTGGATCAGCCACCGTGTCTGGTTCTGAGCCAGTAATGAGAGTAACTTTGGGAACTGCCAAATATGAGCATGCCTTTAATTCCATTGTATGGAGGATAAACCGACTGCCTGACAAAAACTCAG cttccggcCATCCCCACTGCTTCTTTTGCCACCTGGAGCTTGGCTCTGACCAGGAAGTGCCTTCCAGTTTCGTCCGCTATGTGGACGTGGAGTTTGACATGCCCACCACTTCGGCGTCCAAAGCCACTGTTCGGTCCATTTCTGTAGAGGACAAGACTGATGTCAGGAAATGGGTTAACTATTCAGCACACTATAGTTACAAG gtGGAAATAGAACAAAAAAAGAACTTGAATCTTGATCTGAAGGGAGCAGAAATTGAAAATGCCAGGGAATGTGCCGTGCAGTGA
- the STON2 gene encoding stonin-2 isoform X2, whose protein sequence is MTLQCQSSHETRLFAASQETTYEDNSSSFQEDEEVDMEAVNWQLNSTPMNGHSPTSTTARFPSWVTFDDNEVSSASLQKLSPLKPDTPPIATQTADVNCNLAASFKKRERPRSTLVDLTKVQKLDLSSLNRLPSVGTPPWSATNPFLDESLRDVQPSPINPFSSFLEERDRRSHSSSLSSAPGQSQRDSLIILYQEPDTISFDESSKNLTHTDAVEQLKQLRIGDPDHLSSPTLPDDDPLMPFEVDGTLLNVASSQPKDGWPMMLRIPEKKNIMSSRHWGPIYIKLTASGYLQLFYEKGLEKPFKEFKLEINHEISEPKLQNYDENGRIHSVRIDRTIYKEKRKYQPKPAISHAAEREQVIKLGTTDYEDFLSFISAVQDILMDLPASSTDLSTVGLNYQEEEITVDVKDEFHGILAKGDHRILQHSVLTHVHVLSFLSGLAECRLGLNDILIKGNEIVARQDIMPTTTTKWIKLYNCRFHSCVDEEMFNSSHVIQFNPLDACRFELMRFRTVFAEKTLPFTLRTAATVKGAEVEVQSWLMMSTGFSSNCDPLTQVPCENVMVRYPVPNEWVKNFRRESVLGEKSLKAKVNKGASFGSATVSGSEPVMRVTLGTAKYEHAFNSIVWRINRLPDKNSASGHPHCFFCHLELGSDQEVPSSFVRYVDVEFDMPTTSASKATVRSISVEDKTDVRKWVNYSAHYSYKVEIEQKKNLNLDLKGAEIENARECAVQ, encoded by the exons acAATTCCTCGTCTTTCCAGGAAGATGAAGAGGTAGATATGGAGGCTGTCAACTGGCAGCTGAACAGCACCCCCATGAATGGGCACTCTCCTACCTCAACCACTGCTCGTTTCCCCAGCTGGGTGACTTTCGATGACAATGAAGTCAGCTCTGCTTCCCTACAGAAGCTTTCTCCCTTGAAACCAGACACCCCACCAATAGCAACGCAGACTGCAGATGTGAACTGTAACCTTGCTGCATCCTTTAAGAAGAGGGAGCGCCCCAGGAGCACGTTGGTGGACCTCACTAAAGTTCAAAAGCTAGATCTTTCCTCCTTAAATAGGCTGCCTTCAGTTGGAACACCCCCTTGGAGTGCTACTAACCCCTTCCTGGATGAGTCTCTGAGGGATGTCCAACCCTCACCCATCAACCCGTTCAGCTCATTCTTAGAGGAACGAGATAGGCGTTCCCACAGCTCCTCTCTCTCCAGTGCTCCAGGACAAAGCCAAAGAGACTCCCTTATTATCCTCTACCAAGAACCTGACACCATCAGCTTCGATGAGTCAAGCAAAAACTTAACCCACACAGATGCTGTCGAGCAGCTCAAGCAGCTCCGTATTGGGGATCCAGATCACCTGAGCAGCCCAACTCTACCTGATGATGACCCCCTGATGCCATTTGAGGTGGATGGCACATTGTTGAACGTGGCCTCATCTCAGCCCAAGGATGGCTGGCCAATGATGCTCAGGATACCAGAGAAGAAGAACATCATGTCATCTAGGCATTGGGGGCCAATCTACATCAAACTGACTGCGAGCGGGTATCTACAGCTTTTTTATGAGAAGGGTCTGGAGAAGCCCTTCAAGGAATTCAAACTTGAGATCAATCATGagatttcagagcccaagctccaaaACTATGATGAGAATGGAAGGATACACAGTGTGCGGATAGACCGCACCATCTACAAGGAGAAAAGGAAGTATCAGCCTAAACCAGCAATCAGCCATGCAGCAGAAAGGGAACAAGTGATAAAGCTAGGCACTACTGATTATGAAGACTTCCTTAGTTTCATCAGCGCAGTTCAGGATATACTAATGGACTTGCCAGCCTCATCAACAGATCTGAGCACAGTAGGATTAAACTATCAAGAGGAAGAAATCACTGTTGATGTCAAAGATGAGTTTCATGGCATCTTGGCCAAAGGAGACCATAGGATTCTCCAGCACAGTGTGCTGACGCATGTACATGTTCTCAGCTTCCTTTCTGGCCTCGCAGAATGCAGGCTGGGCCTTAATGACATACTTATAAAAGGGAATGAAATCGTTGCACGGCAGGATATTATGCCTACCACTACCACGAAGTGGATTAAGTTGTATAACTGCCGGTTCCATTCATGTGTGGATGAGGAAATGTTTAACAGCTCCCATGTTATCCAGTTTAATCCCTTGGATGCCTGCCGATTCGAGCTGATGCGGTTCAGGACTGTGTTTGCTGAGAAGACTTTGCCTTTCACTCTGAGAACAGCAGCCACTGTCAAAGGTGCTGAAGTGGAGGTCCAGAGCTGGCTGATGATGTCCACTGGGTTCTCCTCCAACTGCGACCCTCTAACTCAGGTCCCCTGTGAAAACGTGATGGTCCGCTACCCAGTGCCAAATGAGTGGGTGAAAAACTTCCGCAGGGAAAGTGTCCTGGGAGAAAAGTCTTTGAAAGCCAAGGTGAACAAGGGTGCCAGTTTTGGATCAGCCACCGTGTCTGGTTCTGAGCCAGTAATGAGAGTAACTTTGGGAACTGCCAAATATGAGCATGCCTTTAATTCCATTGTATGGAGGATAAACCGACTGCCTGACAAAAACTCAG cttccggcCATCCCCACTGCTTCTTTTGCCACCTGGAGCTTGGCTCTGACCAGGAAGTGCCTTCCAGTTTCGTCCGCTATGTGGACGTGGAGTTTGACATGCCCACCACTTCGGCGTCCAAAGCCACTGTTCGGTCCATTTCTGTAGAGGACAAGACTGATGTCAGGAAATGGGTTAACTATTCAGCACACTATAGTTACAAG gtGGAAATAGAACAAAAAAAGAACTTGAATCTTGATCTGAAGGGAGCAGAAATTGAAAATGCCAGGGAATGTGCCGTGCAGTGA
- the STON2 gene encoding stonin-2 isoform X4 yields the protein MRGKAMRVWTDNSSSFQEDEEVDMEAVNWQLNSTPMNGHSPTSTTARFPSWVTFDDNEVSSASLQKLSPLKPDTPPIATQTADVNCNLAASFKKRERPRSTLVDLTKVQKLDLSSLNRLPSVGTPPWSATNPFLDESLRDVQPSPINPFSSFLEERDRRSHSSSLSSAPGQSQRDSLIILYQEPDTISFDESSKNLTHTDAVEQLKQLRIGDPDHLSSPTLPDDDPLMPFEVDGTLLNVASSQPKDGWPMMLRIPEKKNIMSSRHWGPIYIKLTASGYLQLFYEKGLEKPFKEFKLEINHEISEPKLQNYDENGRIHSVRIDRTIYKEKRKYQPKPAISHAAEREQVIKLGTTDYEDFLSFISAVQDILMDLPASSTDLSTVGLNYQEEEITVDVKDEFHGILAKGDHRILQHSVLTHVHVLSFLSGLAECRLGLNDILIKGNEIVARQDIMPTTTTKWIKLYNCRFHSCVDEEMFNSSHVIQFNPLDACRFELMRFRTVFAEKTLPFTLRTAATVKGAEVEVQSWLMMSTGFSSNCDPLTQVPCENVMVRYPVPNEWVKNFRRESVLGEKSLKAKVNKGASFGSATVSGSEPVMRVTLGTAKYEHAFNSIVWRINRLPDKNSASGHPHCFFCHLELGSDQEVPSSFVRYVDVEFDMPTTSASKATVRSISVEDKTDVRKWVNYSAHYSYKVEIEQKKNLNLDLKGAEIENARECAVQ from the exons acAATTCCTCGTCTTTCCAGGAAGATGAAGAGGTAGATATGGAGGCTGTCAACTGGCAGCTGAACAGCACCCCCATGAATGGGCACTCTCCTACCTCAACCACTGCTCGTTTCCCCAGCTGGGTGACTTTCGATGACAATGAAGTCAGCTCTGCTTCCCTACAGAAGCTTTCTCCCTTGAAACCAGACACCCCACCAATAGCAACGCAGACTGCAGATGTGAACTGTAACCTTGCTGCATCCTTTAAGAAGAGGGAGCGCCCCAGGAGCACGTTGGTGGACCTCACTAAAGTTCAAAAGCTAGATCTTTCCTCCTTAAATAGGCTGCCTTCAGTTGGAACACCCCCTTGGAGTGCTACTAACCCCTTCCTGGATGAGTCTCTGAGGGATGTCCAACCCTCACCCATCAACCCGTTCAGCTCATTCTTAGAGGAACGAGATAGGCGTTCCCACAGCTCCTCTCTCTCCAGTGCTCCAGGACAAAGCCAAAGAGACTCCCTTATTATCCTCTACCAAGAACCTGACACCATCAGCTTCGATGAGTCAAGCAAAAACTTAACCCACACAGATGCTGTCGAGCAGCTCAAGCAGCTCCGTATTGGGGATCCAGATCACCTGAGCAGCCCAACTCTACCTGATGATGACCCCCTGATGCCATTTGAGGTGGATGGCACATTGTTGAACGTGGCCTCATCTCAGCCCAAGGATGGCTGGCCAATGATGCTCAGGATACCAGAGAAGAAGAACATCATGTCATCTAGGCATTGGGGGCCAATCTACATCAAACTGACTGCGAGCGGGTATCTACAGCTTTTTTATGAGAAGGGTCTGGAGAAGCCCTTCAAGGAATTCAAACTTGAGATCAATCATGagatttcagagcccaagctccaaaACTATGATGAGAATGGAAGGATACACAGTGTGCGGATAGACCGCACCATCTACAAGGAGAAAAGGAAGTATCAGCCTAAACCAGCAATCAGCCATGCAGCAGAAAGGGAACAAGTGATAAAGCTAGGCACTACTGATTATGAAGACTTCCTTAGTTTCATCAGCGCAGTTCAGGATATACTAATGGACTTGCCAGCCTCATCAACAGATCTGAGCACAGTAGGATTAAACTATCAAGAGGAAGAAATCACTGTTGATGTCAAAGATGAGTTTCATGGCATCTTGGCCAAAGGAGACCATAGGATTCTCCAGCACAGTGTGCTGACGCATGTACATGTTCTCAGCTTCCTTTCTGGCCTCGCAGAATGCAGGCTGGGCCTTAATGACATACTTATAAAAGGGAATGAAATCGTTGCACGGCAGGATATTATGCCTACCACTACCACGAAGTGGATTAAGTTGTATAACTGCCGGTTCCATTCATGTGTGGATGAGGAAATGTTTAACAGCTCCCATGTTATCCAGTTTAATCCCTTGGATGCCTGCCGATTCGAGCTGATGCGGTTCAGGACTGTGTTTGCTGAGAAGACTTTGCCTTTCACTCTGAGAACAGCAGCCACTGTCAAAGGTGCTGAAGTGGAGGTCCAGAGCTGGCTGATGATGTCCACTGGGTTCTCCTCCAACTGCGACCCTCTAACTCAGGTCCCCTGTGAAAACGTGATGGTCCGCTACCCAGTGCCAAATGAGTGGGTGAAAAACTTCCGCAGGGAAAGTGTCCTGGGAGAAAAGTCTTTGAAAGCCAAGGTGAACAAGGGTGCCAGTTTTGGATCAGCCACCGTGTCTGGTTCTGAGCCAGTAATGAGAGTAACTTTGGGAACTGCCAAATATGAGCATGCCTTTAATTCCATTGTATGGAGGATAAACCGACTGCCTGACAAAAACTCAG cttccggcCATCCCCACTGCTTCTTTTGCCACCTGGAGCTTGGCTCTGACCAGGAAGTGCCTTCCAGTTTCGTCCGCTATGTGGACGTGGAGTTTGACATGCCCACCACTTCGGCGTCCAAAGCCACTGTTCGGTCCATTTCTGTAGAGGACAAGACTGATGTCAGGAAATGGGTTAACTATTCAGCACACTATAGTTACAAG gtGGAAATAGAACAAAAAAAGAACTTGAATCTTGATCTGAAGGGAGCAGAAATTGAAAATGCCAGGGAATGTGCCGTGCAGTGA